The genomic DNA CTTTCAGGGTCGGAACGAAACGCTTAGTGAATATGGCTCCGATTTTCATAGACCACGTCTTGTCCTGACGTGTGATTATAGGTTCATAGGCAGCTGTTTAATGTTTGCGGTTAAATGTGTGCCAGCCTTTCACCACAGCTGCTGCCTTGTGTTTTTGGCTAATAGGTCTACCATCCCGAATTAAGAAGCTGTGCTTTCGACTCATCAGAAAAATACCCTTTGTTGGCGCAACAGTAAGTATCAGTGGTGAATGGGTTCCTTCTTTTTCCAGCAGATGTGCACTGACTCTGGCGTCTGAGACACTTATGAGTCATTCTTGGATGACTGAGTACAgcatgtggggggggggggaccttTGGCACACTTAACATCATGCACTGGTGATAACATTCGGTTACTTTTGGTCATTATGTTTCCAACGGAGAGCTCACTTTCAGGCTTcagaaaagataaatataagGTGTTGATAATACAGTGGACATGTTGTCCCTTTGAGTAACATTTAGCTTCACCATCACTCATTTCAGGGAATGACATGCTTTACTGTTGTTTTCTTACTGCATCCCGTGACAGTCAATGTCTATGAAGTAACTTTGTCCTCTCTTTATGACAGATCCAGAGGCAGCTCAACAAGGCTTTGGATGACATGTCTGCTAGTCTGTGTACTCTGAAGGAGGGGATGAGCTACACTAAACAGCTGCCCTCTAAAGGCCTCTCTCAGAGCCAAGTGCTGGAAAAAATCAGAGAGTACGAGACTCTGAGTAAGTCATCATTCATTCCTGAGCTTCATTATCTGTATATCTGACTTCCTGAAGAGTATATCTAAACTTgtggccctttttttttttttttttacattgaaaagAAATTCCGTTGTGTCGTTGCAGATGAGGTGCAGTGGGAGAAAGGATGTGTTTCGGGCACAGTGTACTGGGGCGATGAATCACTGACCAATCTCTTGGTGAAGGTATCCATCTTTGCATACATCTCTGGACTTTTGCATTCCAAGCACAAATAGTCAAGGTTGAACTTGAATACATTTTGGTGTTGGCTACAGTAAGCAGGACTGacagatttttttgtcttttttttttttttttttttttttttttaattttttgacaAACCACTCCTCTTCATTCCTTTTAAAAGAGACAACTgcaaaagtatcaaaacgctcaatccacagaaaaATGTACTCCGTATTCAGAACCTGtccctttaaacgagccgtccgGACTTCTGTACGATTATGTCACAACTCTACTATAGGTAGAAAGTGACCCTACTGTGCCATTACATTCATTACACAGCTGCATACTGTGCAGGTAGCACAGATGCTGAAGACctggaaacactgaccaatcagagcagactgggctttttcgggaggggggcttaaagagacaggcgctacaACAGAGCATTTCAGACAAAGgttgaatacaggtatattaagacagacagacagtatgagaaaaataatgtttgttacattaaagcatgtaatcctgttctagtagaaacccaaaatacaagaatgaacctgaaaatgagaataatatgggaactttttttgtcactctttttttctttctttgtcccTAGGTATATGGAGATTTTGCATGGAGCAACCCACTTCACCCAGACATCTTTCCTGGCGTAAGAAAGATGGAGGCAGAGGTTGTCAGAATGGCTTGCACACTCTTCCAAGGTGGACCGAACTCCTGTGGCACAGTAAGCCATCATAAGCATATGCTCACAAGTTGTTTAGGctgaggatggatggatggatggatccaAAGCATTTTCACAACCTTTGCCTTTTTGTCCAGGTTACTTCAGGGGGAACTGAGAGCATACTGATGGCCTGCAAGGCGTACAGAGACATGGCGTATGAACGTGGTGTCAAATACCCTGAAATGTAAGAGGAGCTTTATTACCCAGTTTTGGTTGGGATCAATCATGGGCAGTTTGACTTTTTATATTGTAGCATGATGAAAAATAATTACACGTTCAGGTTCAGAGGAGTGTCTTTCatataatctataatatatagATTATAGAATATATATTTTACTCTTTGTTTCTCcactaaaatgtaattttctctAGTTGTATTGAATTATTAATTTCTGCAAGCCACATTCCATTTGGTCAGTCATCagtctagattgttttggtgtgagttgcccagtaTTGGAGATATCGGCCGTAGAGATGTCGGCCTTCTCTCCACTACAATGGAACATAACTGGTCCATGATTACACTTCATCTGTGCAGCGATGCGGTTGGCGGGTGTAGTTcggtagaaagaaaatagttcctacgtgaaactgctcacaaccaggACTGTGGATTATCCTGAGTAACTgggtcatgatttctggaatGAGACgttatgtttttcaaatgttttttttggcattACTTTACACAATCATGGTCATGCCAATAGAGAAAGTCAATACAATGTtgaatacaaaacatttaaaggcttattcttgACCGTGTTTTCACATTCTaactttatttttgtgttttgctaCTGCAGTCTTGCCCCTGTGAGCGTCCATGCAGCCTTTGACAAAGCAGCGCATTACTTTGGGATGAAGCTGGTTCACATTCCACTTGACAAGAAAACCATGAAAGTAGACGTGAAGGTGAGAATACAGTAGACACTGGCAGAATGTGCTTATTCTTAGACATGAGTCATTCCCATATTGTTTCTTCTCTTTCAAGGCTATGAAGAGAGCCATCAGCAAGAACACTGCCATGCTTGTGTGCTCGGCGCCTCAGTTTCCTCACGGAATCATGGATCCCATTGAGGAAGTAGCCAAGGTCAGAAGTGAAACATTtttaccatttaaaaaaaaaaaaaaaaaaaaaggttcttaAAATGAAAACGGGGAAGTCAAATCTCTGTCACTTTCCCTCGGTGCGTTCCAGCTGGCTGTACGCTACAGCGTCCCGCTGCATGTGGATGCTTGTCTGGGAGGTTTTCTTATTGTCTTCATGGCCAAGGCTGGTTACCCACTCGCCCCGTTCGACTTCAGGGTAAAAGGTGTGACCAGCATCTCTGCTGACACCCACAAGGTAAGGAGTGGTTGTTTATTCCCTTCAAAATCAATGCTTCTTTTAagcttaggccggttacacactggctgcgtggcgtgagcacgGCGTGAGCacggcgtttctgttgcgtgtcagctgcgtggcggctgcatggatttttctctgtctttacacaccagaaacgtgtctgacgcggcgctgctgctgctagtcttgtctgtacacatgtatgttttccattgataaaatgaaataccatgttaaacataaatatgtacTGATTtcattacagcaaagacaacgtcggcagtattgacggcaaaataggctacagaatatttcgttctgtattgacaggtgcaatattagaaaatcgatttctttttttaaaattacatttatatctgcatttatatcaaaacctagatactttcaaacatcaacatgtcatttattaatatgtattagtgtcaaaatgacatataaacatcttttcctattctattttgcctggaaacgcttcgtgaaaaataggcgtcggtcctatttctagcatgcacgcgttttcggcgcggctcgagccgcgcctgagacgtgcgtgtcacgcaggcagtgtgtaagctctaacctgttaacataggagccgaaatataaactgACACGCCACacaactgacacgccacgcagctgacacgctcgcgcgacgcattcagtgtgtaaccggccttactTCAAACAAATCCAGGAAATGTACATTGTATGTGTAAAGCAATAGCCATGGAATTTAAAAAACTGATCTTAACTGTCCCCAGGCCATACTTTTTATATGTATGCTAATACTGCATTGTGTGTCACTACATTCCTCTCCAGTATGGTTACGCCCCCAAAGGTTCCTCAGTGATCCTCTACAGTGATAAAAAGTACCGTCACTACCAGTACTTTGTAGCTCCAGACTGGCAGGGAGGAATCTACGCCTCGCCCTCTGTTGCCGGCTCCAGGCCTGGAGGAATCATCGCCGCCTGCTGGGCGACCATGATGCACATGGGAGAGAATGGATACATAGATGCCACCAAGAAGATTATCGGCACAGCACGCAAAATCAAAACAGAGTAAGACACTTATGTGAtaaagatgtgttaaaaaacaacaCCAGAGCTCTTGAACTTTGATACAAATGATCACCCTCAccctttcttttacttttttattgacAGAATCCGTAAGAttaaaggtgtgtttgtgtttggggACCCAGAGGTGTCAGTGGTGGCAATAGGCTCAGACATTTTCGATATTTTCCGTCTGTCTAATGCGCTGACTTCAAAGGGCTGGAATCTGAACACACTGCAGTACCCATCAAggtacacacaaaaacataataataataaaaaaaagtattgtcaTCACTAATCAGGAGTATAACAACTGTATGATGTTCTTCCACAGCATTCACCTTTGTTGCACAGTTCTGCACACACAGTCGGGCGTCGCTGATCACTTTGTCCGTGATGTCAAAGAGCAGGTTGCTATCATCATGAAGAACCCCAAGGAGAAAACCACAGGAATGGTGAGCTAGCTCTGCTTACACACTTGTTCATGCTGCATTTATACCAACCCGGTCACTATGTTGGCAttttattagtgctgtcaaacgattcaaatatttaatcgcgattaatcgcattaatgtcataattaactcgcaattaatcacaattaatcgcacatttttatctattctaaatccttgatttctttttggcccattattttttctcatttgaatgctcttatcaacatggaaaagtggatcggcttgctttgtttGTTCTTAGTTGTGGTATCCATGTGCTTCTATGgtctgaagtcatccattgtcgcctggctttgacgagggggcggagaattggcatcagctgtgtgcttggccatcaagtggtatttcagactggacgtgctgcgatgatagctcagttcacaacgacaaaacacacagatcactttggtcttgtcaatggaaccatttggcaactttttaaaagtaaactatccattcagaatcttattcaCATCCATTTCGgagtctcgcgctcgccatccactcaaaacgtaacgttagcctactactctttggccggctcgcaagcccaaactagtgtgtgcggtgtgcctgttgttttgtttccggtctagctagatccggtgtggtgttgtagtttttctaacgttactagttgttgcaacagcatgtgaaaaaaactacaaagtttgctatgccaaaaagaacgttaatctcgcgataaaaacaattgacgccgttaaaatgggtttgcgttaacgccggtAATAAcgcatttaactgacagcactacatTTTATATCAAGTAGAGTGAGATTTATTTATCTCAAACAACAATAATGTATACAGCAAGGACACTGCAGCACTTAAACCAGTGTACAGAATAAGTGCTCTGTTCAATTATTAATACAGAATTCTGTAGAACCAGCACACGCTTAAAAGGATCTTAAACTGTATAACACCCTGCAGGATATTTAAGAAGTCCATagctttgtttaaaaaatgctgtaaaaagACTGTGATGTCACATCGTTGTGATATCTTCACTGCAGCTACAACGGATTATGATATCATAAGATGTGTTGTCTATCTAAAGCAATAATGGTAAATCACCGTATTGGTGTCAGAATCAGTAACTCACCATTTTGCTTTGATGTTCTACCATCACTCAATGTTACctgttacattttgcagtaaCATGTTGCCAGTCTATCACAAAACTAATAGACACATTCACACTGATAGTCAATGTGCAGTACAGGTTTCCAATTCAGATGACCTACGTGTCTTTGGACTGTAGGAGGAAACCAGAGAACCCAAAGGAGAGAATCCTGTCCGTGTGGTAGTGTGTATTCAACCTTTGCATGTATCATTAGGCCAAGTGTGAGAGATAGTACAAATTCCATTTGTATCGAGGCAACGACAAACCACGTGAAATATGTTTGCCAGTCTCTATTGTTTACCATGCTGTTGGTTGATGtggcattttgtttttctgctgcACGAGCTGTCGATTCAAGGTGACAACAAACTGCATGTGCTGTTTTGTGTGTCAGTTTTAAATGGAGTGGAAACTCTACCCAACAGGCACAAACCTGCTCTGTGCCAGTCCACCAGGTTCATGAATAAAGCGTATCTTCAGTTTAATAACGGAAATGCAAACAAAAGGTCGTACACAGAACGAAACCCTACTGGATAAATAACCACGAGATTGACagtcaaatatgaacatattatAATAACAAATTTAGAGTTtattttcaatttctttttgtattttacgaattcattcattcattcattcattcattcgttCATTATTTATGTAACACTTTTGTTCACTAACTGATGTAGTCATTACACAGCTCATGGAGGCAATTAAGGTACTTTAAAACCGTCAAAAAATCATACTCTTTCTCTAGAACGTACCTGAGAATCATCACATGGGTTTGGGCCTGCAGTGTCAGACTTTTACTCTCCATCTACAGCATATGTATACAGCTCAGAGAAAATCTGTTCTCTGGGGGTTGTAAAACACTGATATGCTGGGGGATGTAGGCAAACACTAAAGGAAGTGCATGTAGTCAAAGCAGGTAGGTTTATAAGAAAAGTAATATAGAAAAGTAACGCACACCAAGGGTTGTAGTGAGGTGCTGATCACAGAAAGTAGTCTTGAAAGTGCGAGTGAATAAAAGAGAAATGCATATGGAGCCACAAGTGTGCAACACTTTTTCCTACTTGTAAGAAAAGTAAATCATCAAATATTTCCTGAAATGCTCTTAACACCACAGACTGGTGATAATCGTAAAGCGTAAAAGGAgggtgtgtttttctttaattactGTGTGCTTCTAAACTCACTTGCGTCTTCTTGCTGTTTCAGGGAGCGATCTATGGCATGGCCCAGTCTATCCCAGACAGATCTATGGTGACCGAGATCTCCCGAGGTTTCCTGGACTGTCTCTACAGCACCGAGGTGTCCAAGTCAAACACCAGTCACATGAACGGCAACGGCAAAGCCCACTGAAGCAGGACTGGGCCCTCCTGGCCCGGCCCCACCGCACGCAGGGAAACCTCCTCCCAGAGCCTTGAGCTAATTGCTCAACGGTTGCCTTATCTTGCATACCTACACCATACGGAAACACCTGCAAAGATCTTTGAAAGCACAAGCCATCGTCATTTTAATCAGCCCAGAGGGAAATCGCTGAAAACACAGTGTCTATGTGGCACAGAGAAGAAATGACTGGTTCCAAACAAGTAGACTTTTCATTTgattatagtgtgtgtgtgtctgtgtctgtgttttatttgtCTAAAAAGTTCATTTCAATTTTAGCTTTTGTTAAAAGTCTGTCATAATCTCTACTGATAACATAGCAAAACCattcaaatattattattatttttttttttttactgccggAACATTTCAGCTTGTTGCCATCACTGCTTTACTATCTGTGATGATGACTCAGCAAAAACACATACCACTGAAAGCTTGTTAAAACGCTTTGCTGCTGCCCTCTAGCATGAGACCTGATGTACTGCTTTAGACTGGCTCTACATGTGGAGGCTTGTGGCAGGTGATagttttcatcatcatcatgtagTAGTTCTCTGGAAGACAGCATTTTAATGTAAAAGCACTGCAATGCCCTGACAAGAACATATCAGGTTAATCTGTAAATCCCTTGAAACAACAATTCTGATGTTATGGTTGAAGTTTGTCTGTAAGCATGACCATGCATGTCCTTGTCTGTTAGCATTTAGTATGATGACATCCAATTTGTTTTTAAGTCTGCATTTGTGGTTCAAAGTGGTTGGATTTGTAGACAGAGGGAGAAGGATTTGGATAGTGGGAGCTTTTAATGTCAATGTTAAATAAAATTgtcttttaaatttaaataaggGAGAAGTTGTAACCAGGCCATGGATATTTTGAAAGTGGCTAATGGTATCCAAAGCTTATTAGCcactttggttgttttttttttttttcattgttttcagaGTTGGGAAATAACTTCCACACAGTAGCTGGCTTGTGAAGTAAAGCAATTAAATTTAACATCTTTAAAACAGAGTGGACTGAAGGCTGTTTCCAGCCCTGGTCTACTGTATATTATCAAGAAACAGAAACTCAATAATTCCTCTGTAGTCTGCTTAGAGTTACCGGTGTACCACTTTGTTTTaacatttgttttaacatttgTCTCCTAATTCAATCTACCTCAGTTTCTACTTAATGCAAAAGTCATGTATTCATCCACTGAAACACATTCTGACAGGGCAACTGTTGTTTTTCTCCATTTCAAACATAATGAACTTCACGATGTTAGGGCATTTGATAAACTGTAATAAAGTGTTCTCAGATATACTGATGCTGAATGGAAACAGATCCACTGTGATAGAGGTTTTTGATCCACAGACTGACAGATTTGATAGTGTTTTATGTTGGGAGAAACCCACTCTGCCCTGACTGAATGTGGATATCCATTCAGCAGGATATGTACACATTTACTAACAGGTTGACAACGATGTATTCCGTAACACCAAAACgacattgggcctcattcaccaaatTTTCTTaacaaatttaagaaaaaacttttatcggtgaatg from Sander lucioperca isolate FBNREF2018 chromosome 15, SLUC_FBN_1.2, whole genome shotgun sequence includes the following:
- the sgpl1 gene encoding sphingosine-1-phosphate lyase 1 isoform X2, translated to MSSDSALEVYKEMVLLYLEDGRRLVNSQCVDLEPWQIIGATVITTLGAVWIKGFLFQQESLPSRIKKLCFRLIRKIPFVGATIQRQLNKALDDMSASLCTLKEGMSYTKQLPSKGLSQSQVLEKIREYETLNEVQWEKGCVSGTVYWGDESLTNLLVKVYGDFAWSNPLHPDIFPGVRKMEAEVVRMACTLFQGGPNSCGTVTSGGTESILMACKAYRDMAYERGVKYPEILAPVSVHAAFDKAAHYFGMKLVHIPLDKKTMKVDVKAMKRAISKNTAMLVCSAPQFPHGIMDPIEEVAKLAVRYSVPLHVDACLGGFLIVFMAKAGYPLAPFDFRVKGVTSISADTHKYGYAPKGSSVILYSDKKYRHYQYFVAPDWQGGIYASPSVAGSRPGGIIAACWATMMHMGENGYIDATKKIIGTARKIKTEIRKIKGVFVFGDPEVSVVAIGSDIFDIFRLSNALTSKGWNLNTLQYPSSIHLCCTVLHTQSGVADHFVRDVKEQVAIIMKNPKEKTTGMGAIYGMAQSIPDRSMVTEISRGFLDCLYSTEVSKSNTSHMNGNGKAH
- the sgpl1 gene encoding sphingosine-1-phosphate lyase 1 isoform X1 codes for the protein MDYWSALEVYKEMVLLYLEDGRRLVNSQCVDLEPWQIIGATVITTLGAVWIKGFLFQQESLPSRIKKLCFRLIRKIPFVGATIQRQLNKALDDMSASLCTLKEGMSYTKQLPSKGLSQSQVLEKIREYETLNEVQWEKGCVSGTVYWGDESLTNLLVKVYGDFAWSNPLHPDIFPGVRKMEAEVVRMACTLFQGGPNSCGTVTSGGTESILMACKAYRDMAYERGVKYPEILAPVSVHAAFDKAAHYFGMKLVHIPLDKKTMKVDVKAMKRAISKNTAMLVCSAPQFPHGIMDPIEEVAKLAVRYSVPLHVDACLGGFLIVFMAKAGYPLAPFDFRVKGVTSISADTHKYGYAPKGSSVILYSDKKYRHYQYFVAPDWQGGIYASPSVAGSRPGGIIAACWATMMHMGENGYIDATKKIIGTARKIKTEIRKIKGVFVFGDPEVSVVAIGSDIFDIFRLSNALTSKGWNLNTLQYPSSIHLCCTVLHTQSGVADHFVRDVKEQVAIIMKNPKEKTTGMGAIYGMAQSIPDRSMVTEISRGFLDCLYSTEVSKSNTSHMNGNGKAH
- the sgpl1 gene encoding sphingosine-1-phosphate lyase 1 isoform X3, whose amino-acid sequence is MVLLYLEDGRRLVNSQCVDLEPWQIIGATVITTLGAVWIKGFLFQQESLPSRIKKLCFRLIRKIPFVGATIQRQLNKALDDMSASLCTLKEGMSYTKQLPSKGLSQSQVLEKIREYETLNEVQWEKGCVSGTVYWGDESLTNLLVKVYGDFAWSNPLHPDIFPGVRKMEAEVVRMACTLFQGGPNSCGTVTSGGTESILMACKAYRDMAYERGVKYPEILAPVSVHAAFDKAAHYFGMKLVHIPLDKKTMKVDVKAMKRAISKNTAMLVCSAPQFPHGIMDPIEEVAKLAVRYSVPLHVDACLGGFLIVFMAKAGYPLAPFDFRVKGVTSISADTHKYGYAPKGSSVILYSDKKYRHYQYFVAPDWQGGIYASPSVAGSRPGGIIAACWATMMHMGENGYIDATKKIIGTARKIKTEIRKIKGVFVFGDPEVSVVAIGSDIFDIFRLSNALTSKGWNLNTLQYPSSIHLCCTVLHTQSGVADHFVRDVKEQVAIIMKNPKEKTTGMGAIYGMAQSIPDRSMVTEISRGFLDCLYSTEVSKSNTSHMNGNGKAH